A segment of the Xenopus tropicalis strain Nigerian chromosome 6, UCB_Xtro_10.0, whole genome shotgun sequence genome:
TCATTTTGGTTCAGATTTAAATACAAAAGAGAAGTCATGGAGGACAAAGCTTGAGGCACTTCTGACAGTTTATTGCCACTAAGGTCTAGCTTGGTTATCTGGTTGCAGTTCTTCAGTTCAATTGGAATCCATAGCAGATTATTGTTGGCACATACAATGACAGAGAGGTTGTTTAGATGTGCCAGCTGGTCTGGTAGCATTTCCAGTGCATTTCTTTCAATATGCAACTCTTTTAAATTCCTAAGATTATGAATCTTTGTAGGAAGTCTGTACATTTGGTTGCCATTCAGTTTTAGGCACTCGATAGCAGGACACCAGCACACCTTTTCTGTGATATCTGTAAGTAGGTTATTGGCAATGGAGAGCACCTTCAGCTGTTTAAGGTTTTGGAGCTTATCTGATATAGCAGTCAGCTTGTTGTCATCTAGGGTGAGCTCCTCCAGGCTGGTCAGATTGTAGAGCTGGACTGGTAGGAAGGTGAGCTGGTTGCTGCTCAGAGAAAGCTCTCTCAGGTTCTTGAGATCCCCAATTTCTTTCGGTAGACTTTTGATCTGGTTTCCAGAAAGGCAAAGCTTAACAAGCTGTGAAAGCCTGAAAACAGCTTTTGGCAGTGCAGAAATCTGATTGCCGTCCAAGTTTAGCACATGCAAATTCTTAAGAGAGGCTGTTGAGTCTGGAAGAGTTTTCATTGAGTTCCCACTTATACACAAAACCTGTAGGGTTGTGAGGTCTCCCAAGCATGGAGGCAGTTGGCTCAGCTTATTGTTGTTAGCGAAGAGTTGCTTAATGTTCTTTAAACCTGATATCTCATGGGGCAAAACTGCTATTTGGTTATGATTGACATTCAAAGctgtcagctgggaaaggctgcAGATTTCAGGGGGTAAGGAAACCAGGGCATTCCCTTCAAGCGACAAAATTTCCAGTTTAGAAAGATGACATAGACTTGTTGGCAGATGCGTCATGAAGTTGTTGCTGAGAAGCAGACACTGCAGATTAGTACATCTGAATACATCAGGGGGGATTTCTGTCAGCTCTTTAGAGTTTAGGTTGATGGATGTAATACTGCCAGTTCCCGATGGCACTGTTCTTGGCATATTATTACTGTCTGACGGAACTAAATTCTTTAAATTGTCCTCAACCTGCCAAATAAACATGTAACATTAATAGGATGGCTAATCATTTACACACAGGTATGTCAAAGAAACTGCTGCACGGTGAGCACTAACCAGATTGATTGGGAAGTCATTGTCTACAATCTGTAAGtaaacttcattttaataaaaaataatcacaTTGTAGTGGATGGATAACAAACCTCTGGCTTCCAAACTCCTAATATACCTCTCACTGTAACATGTTCTCTcaaaaggtatgaataaataccatgtttatatgctgaaatccagctgcaaaacagttcttctctttctgcatcatttgaaatcctggcaggggaggagggactaaaacattgatgttacaaattgtaacaacttctccacagcttacaggcagcatgcaggaactacataacccacaatgcattgcactgtgatgttcctttccttattgacatcatatgtgctggggattgtgggattgggaagatgcaggctgaaggcagactgaggacagtcgactgctgttacattttttttttttgagttttaaagtagccagccagatcagcaggggaacagggggccgggcttaggtaactgttccaaaccatattattacattcaaaatcatCAAAAGGCTGCacatttaattgatgtatattgcaaagttgcttgaaattatgtttaattttcaaaagcttgtctttgggtggagttcccctttaaagattttgAGAGAAATAACACCTTAAACTGTTACATAGATTGAATGTAATTCAAGGGCACCTGCGTGCTCTTCAGCCAGAACCACTGATCTACACGGATGCATTTGCCTTGCACCTAGTGTACTGGAAGCTAATGCTAATGTCATGCACATGGATAAGTGTTGCCATCCCCACTCTAAAATCGTATACTGCCAAAAACTAAAACAAGTTGCAAACCATAAATTACACTagatttctggggggggggggcagcattgtgggtaaaacatggagatttccacccccccccccccatgcaaatGGATAGATCCATGGTTTGGCATGCATACCCAGTAaaatgggcaggtttgaaatcAAATCAAATACAACCAgttctgggcatgtatggcttgCTGTGCTCCTTAAGGTACCTCTTTCTTATTAGCTAATGAAAGACCTTATTCCTTAATTTGCCAGCTACAAAATGTTTTTCTGCCAATGAAGGGGCTATTGTGCCAGTACCTCAATCAATAAACTGTCAGCTCTGAATTACTGGTTGTGCACATATTCTGATTTGCCAAGAAGGCACCAACAGTTTCCCATAATTACCTACATGTTTATGCCAACAGGTTTTTGGATCTGCCTCTGGCAGTATGACCCATAAGGCTTTGCATTCCATAACACTCCTGACCCCCCACTTCCCCCTAAAAAATAGATACTTCAGATGACCACAGTTCATTCAGACCAATGGGAAGTGGCTGAAGGCAGACACACTTGTCACATTGATGTGGTTCAACCAAAAGCCCATAAATCTAGTTGGTGGGCATAGCAATTTGGGCACACACCAGAAACCACTCATTATACACACATGGCACCATATAAAACTGCAGGGGCACAAAGCCTTAACGCAGCATTAGAAACTATAGTGGAAGTGTGGTCCATCTAAGCGCTGCTTACCTGGCGGGCTGAGGTCAAGTAGAATAAAGAATCCACAGACATTCAATTCCAGAGAATAATAATGGATTAGAATCTCACTGAAGAAGGTGACATTCCCAGCAGGTGACCAGAACGTTGCCCATTGCAGATGAGTGGCTCTGAGCAGTAGTGCGAGGCACAAGCAGAAGGTGTATCACTATGGCGACCATGTACAACACACAGGTGAGGAGCAGGGACCTGTGCAGTATCTGAGCAGCAGTGTGTGATAAGGAGGAGGGCCCTGACTCACATTGTTACTCACAGAGAGCACACAGCCCTATTCATTGCTGGGAGGAACAAGAACAGCAAGTCCATGCAATCTGCAAGGAGTGTCTGTTTAGTGTATGGCTACCAACCCAAACACTGATGCTGCTGGGTAATCTCTCAGTGTCCCTCTCTGGCATGCCAGTAAAACCACACTGTTCAGAACCGGTGCCTAGCAACTGAGCCCAATAAAGAAACTGAAGCTGTTTTCTCATGCCATGGAAACGGAACTCACTTTTCTTCTGCATGAGTGTTAATGAAAGACGATTTCTTTTTGCTCCCAGAAGCTGAGTA
Coding sequences within it:
- the lrrd1 gene encoding leucine-rich repeat and death domain-containing protein 1; amino-acid sequence: MSVDSLFYLTSARQVEDNLKNLVPSDSNNMPRTVPSGTGSITSINLNSKELTEIPPDVFRCTNLQCLLLSNNFMTHLPTSLCHLSKLEILSLEGNALVSLPPEICSLSQLTALNVNHNQIAVLPHEISGLKNIKQLFANNNKLSQLPPCLGDLTTLQVLCISGNSMKTLPDSTASLKNLHVLNLDGNQISALPKAVFRLSQLVKLCLSGNQIKSLPKEIGDLKNLRELSLSSNQLTFLPVQLYNLTSLEELTLDDNKLTAISDKLQNLKQLKVLSIANNLLTDITEKVCWCPAIECLKLNGNQMYRLPTKIHNLRNLKELHIERNALEMLPDQLAHLNNLSVIVCANNNLLWIPIELKNCNQITKLDLSGNKLSEVPQALSSMTSLLYLNLNQNEIHEIANSIIHNRKLEHLELSGNKLTVFSVHFCGLHNLAYLDLSRNEINSVPSAISNLESLSELLLHSNKFRRFPIELCALKSLQKIDLSGNQIETVPSGISLLEGLRYVNLSNNSFKVFPRELFSVSSLETLKISQKDGRKLISLPDELSKLKNLKELEISDNNIKTLPGSIGEMKNLVQLTATSNQLYHLPASISSLAALQQLSLKGNQLTSLPSDISGLQKLREINLDSNPMLRPPSLLCDGKRLYPIGRYLQSADLRDEKILQKTFKLISNNIPAEDFSFFCKKLRIKDEEVKGIVKNRSLQLPDKILQVLNMWKSERHPQTAPEDIAEQLIRVLLMCDLHSAALKANVFKINTKAIKF